The Megalops cyprinoides isolate fMegCyp1 chromosome 10, fMegCyp1.pri, whole genome shotgun sequence genome window below encodes:
- the ube3d gene encoding E3 ubiquitin-protein ligase E3D, protein MEEAQKQADVFLELRQRLQSGLLVLRSDVTGDPSDVAVSGGDASLLISMPREVLCVELPPGVTLIEGSCREVSNTPGEGLHLRLRLQVDQHTEAPGSVMKRVQIEKSYGFSCQRCGERVLTERVFQRVLPLPNGNWNALVEDWCCHPDPFANRKLLPRPGDCLLGDTYFLLARDDECDQTLAQEPSPAPTDVSHNQDSRQKPSSKPSVTCRSCGATLGEAVAAETLKLYITEVTVMQKDEERDDDTVRQSRWLFLERTIAARLVELSSTQSMFRFSLQTPSGKPFILLWLLNTDSLVASHSSPAVGSDASVVPGDGLHIQHRSCAASSAIKVLYLLCAPSMHQDITDAWEKDVGVHPLVLPQTTCQEVMHLLTASTSRLPPPLRRMNSYQVAFMRL, encoded by the exons ATGGAAGAAGCACAGAAGCAAGCTGATGTGTTTCTGGAGCTGAGGCAGCGTCTACAGAGTGGTCTTTTAGTTTTGAG GAGTGATGTTACAGGGGACCCTTCTGACGTCGCAGTGTCCGGTGGAGACGCCTCGCTGCTGATCAGCATGCCCAGGGAGGTGCTTTGCGTGGAGTTGCCACCAGGGGTCACCCTTATAGAGGGGTCCTGCAGAGAGGTGTCCAATACACCAGGGGAGGGACTGCACCTGAGACTTCGCCTGCAGGTGGACCAGCACACAG AAGCTCCAGGGAGTGTGATGAAGAGAGTGCAGATTGAGAAGAGTTATGGCTTCTCCTGTCAGAGGTGTGGGGAGAGAGTGCTGACAGAGAG GGTGTTCCAGAGAGTGCTTCCTTTGCCCAACGGGAACTGGAACGCGCTGGTAGAGGACTGGTGTTGCCACCCTGACCCCTTCGCCAACAGGAAGCTGCTGCCCAGACCGGGGGACTGCTTACTGGGTGACACCTACTTCCTGCTGGCCAGAGATGATGAATGTGACCAGACACTCGCGCAGGAACCCAGCCCCGCTCCCACAGATGTCAGTCACAACCAAGACTCCAGACAG AAGCCCAGTAGTAAGCCGTCAGTCACCTGCAGGAGCTGTGGAGCCACACTGGGAGAGGCCGTAGCTGCAG aaacactgaagcTCTACATCACAGAAGTGACAGTTATGCAGAAGGATGAGGAGAGAGATGACGACACAGTCAGACAATCCAG ATGGCTCTTCCTGGAGCGGACCATAGCTGCAAGGCTGGTGGAATTATCTTCTACACAAAGCATGTTCCGCTTTTCTCTCCAGACTCCAAGTGGAAAACCATTTATCCTG ctctggctCCTGAACACTGACTCCCTCGTCGCCTCGCACTCCTCTCCAGCCGTCGGCAGTGACGCCTCCGTCGTTCCTGGAGATGGGCTCCACATCCAGCATCGATCATGCGCAGCCAGCAGCGCCATCAAAGTCCTCTATCTGCTGTGCgcacccagcatgcaccaggA catCACAGATGCCTGGGAGAAGGACGTTGGTGTTCACCCCCTGGTCCTGCCCCAAACTACATGCCAGGAGGTGATGCATCTGTTGACCGCCAGCACTTCCCGTCTCCCTCCACCTCTGCGCAGAATGAACTCCTATCAG gtGGCGTTTATGAGACTGTGA